AACAAAACCTTAGAGGCTGTCAAGGTTGCGTTCTGCAATCATTGACAGCCCTTCAACATGGTGATAGAACGCGCTAAGCCGGTTCGTCGGCGTGCGGCGAGGTGGTGGCCGGCCGCATCCACACCGCAACCGACGCCCCTTCGATCCGATTGGTTTGGCCAGTCTCACGCATCGAGCGGCGTAGGTAAGGAGGTGACCCCCGCGCCTTCGGGCCAACGCTCGTGCGAGCTGCGCCATCTGCCGATGCCAGCCGCGTCGCGTGGCGAAGCGCCCAGGCCGAGAAGCGATCGATTCCTTCATCCTGATGGGCGATGCCGAGGGCTCGACGGCGGATGCAGGTCAGCGTCGAAGCGCGGGCTCGCGATGGAACCGCGGCCTTTGCGGCGAATGCAGTTCAGCGTGAGCGGAGGGGGCAGCATGGGGGCTCAACGATATCACGTGATTACCGGCTCGCGCCTGAGCCGGCGAGCGGCGCTGCGCGGTGCGGCGTTGACGGGCCTCGGCGGCGCGGCGCTGTGGATGGTCGGCTGCAGCAGCAGCAATAACAACAAGAAGGGCGCGGCCGCCACCGCGACGAAGGCGGCCACCACCGCCGCCAGCGCGACTTCAGCGGCGCCCGCCGCCTCGGCCGCGGCCAGCGCTGCCGCAACTCGCGCTGCCACGAGCGCACCCGCCGCGAGCGCCGCGGCCGGATCGCCGGCGGCGAGCGCGGGCAGCGCCACGCCCAAGATCGCCGACTTCGGCTGGGTTAACAATGCGCCCGACCTCAAGGCGACGCCGAAGAAGGGCGGCACACTGCGCTTCGGCACGCACGTGGTGCCGCCGGGACTCGACCCGGTCAAGTCCGCCTCCTACGAGAGCGCGAACATCTACACGCCGGTCTACAGCCGGCTGATCCGCGCCCAGTACGGCACCGAGCTTCAGCCGTACAACCCCTGGCGGCTGATGATCACCAACGACCTCGCCGCCTCGATGGAACACCCCGACGCGATGACCTACACGTTCAAGCTGAAGCCGAACGTGAAGTTCCAGAACGTCGATCCAGTCAAAGGACGGGCCTTTACCGCCGACGACGTCAAGTACAGCCTCAACGCTTTCCTGGCCAACCCCGAGACGGCGACCTACCTGGCCGCGGTCAAAGTCGATGCCGTCGACCCGCAGACGGTCAAGATTTCGCTGACCAAGCCCGCGAACTACGTCTTGCAGGCGATGGCCGACCCTCGCATCGTCATGCTCGCGCACGAAGTCGCCGATGCCGATGGCGACTTCTCCAAGCGCGCGATCGGCACCGGGCCGTTCATTCTCGACAACTTCCAGCCGAACGTCTCGGCGCACTACAAGCGCAACCCGGACTACTACCGCACCGATCGTCCCTACATGGACGCGATGCAGTTCGACAACTTCAAGGACAACGCTTCCTCCAAGGCCGCGTTCATCGCCGGCCAGTACGAGATGTCGCAGTACGCCTTGCTGAACCCGCTGGACGACATTAAGGACATCTTGGCCGCGCAGAAGAACACCGTGGTGTTCAAGCTGCAGAGCCGCTGGCAGTCCAACATCTTCGCCATGGGCTTCCCCGCGGACAAGGCGCCATGGAACGACCAGCGCGTGCGCATCGGCATCTCCAAGGGCTGGGACCGCTCGGTCTACGGCAAGAAGGCCTACGGGGGCGACTACAACGTGCTCGGCCCCTACGCCTGGATCGACGAGTTCGATTCGGCGCCGGACCTGGGCGACGCCTACAAGTTCGACCAGAAGGCGGCGAAGGACATGCTCAGCGCCGCCGGCCAGGCGAACCTGACCGTGCCGTTCGACTACTTCCCCTACGGCGGCGACGCCGACGACCAGCTGCAAACGATCCAGAACCAGCTCAAAGAGATCGGCGTCGACCTCAAGCTGAACAAGCTGGATGCCACCGCCTTCTTCGCCAAGTACTACGGCCAGAAGGCGGACGGCCCCATCTCCAGCTTTATCCCGACGACGCCGCGCTGGGCGCCGCTTTCGATGCTGGTGCTTTGGCACTCGGGTTCGCCCAAGAACTACCTGCGGCTCAGCTCGCCGGAGTTCGACGCGGCGGTGGACAAGCTGACGACGACGGAAGACAAGGACGAGCAGAAGAAAGCATACCAGGACGCCTTTAATAAGCTGGTGCAGCCGGCGTTCTTCGTCTCCTGGACCGAATCGCCCACGTACTCCGTGCACTCGCCCAAGCTGCACGGCTTCTTGCCGAACATGTACAACGACCCGACAGGTTGGGGAAACCAGGCGATGGAGGACTGGTGGCTGGATACATAGCAGAGCGGCCACTGTAGCCATGGCCCAGTACATCGTGCGGCGGCTGCTACTCGCGGTGCCCGTGCTCGTCGGGGTGAGTCTGCTCGTCTTCTTCATGGCACGGATTCTGCCCGGCGACGTGTTCACGGCGCAGTCCGGCACCGCCGGGCTCACGGCGGACCAGCGGGCGAAGCTGCGGCACGAGGCGGGGCTCGACCGGCCGCTGGCGGTGCAGTACTTCGACTGGGCCGGGCACGCCGCCGTGCTCAACTTCGGCGACAGCCTCTGGAACCGGCGCAGCGTCAACAAGGAGCTGCGCCGCGCCGTGCCGATCACGCTGGAGCTGACCGTGCTCGGCTCGCTGATCGGCCTGCTGATCGCGGTGCCGCTCGGCGTGCTCAGCGCCGCCACGCGCGGCTCGCCGGTCGACTACCTGGCGCGGTTGTTCGGCGTGATCGGGCTCTCGATTCCCAGCTACGTGCTCGGCACGCTGGCGATCACCTATCTGGCCGTCTGGTTCCGCTGGACGCCGCCGGCCGGCGGCATCTCGTTCTTCAGCAACCCCTGGCGCAACATGCAGCAGTTCCTGATCCCGTCCACCATCCTCGGCGCCGGTTTCTCCGCCGCCGTGGTGCGCATGACGCGCTCCAGCGTGCTCGGCGCCCTGCACGAGGACTACGTGCGCACGGCCTGGGCGAAGGGGCTGCGGGCGCGGCTGGTGCTGCTGCGCCACGTGCTGCGCAACGCGCTGATCCCGGTGCTGACGCTCTCCGGCGCGCAGGTCGGCTACCTGCTGGGCGGCACGGTGATCATCGAGTCGATCTTCACGCTCTCCGGCGTGGGCTCGATGGCCTTCGACGCGATCACCAACCGGGACTACTTCGTCTTGCAGGCGGTGAC
The genomic region above belongs to Dehalococcoidia bacterium and contains:
- a CDS encoding ABC transporter substrate-binding protein, coding for MGAQRYHVITGSRLSRRAALRGAALTGLGGAALWMVGCSSSNNNKKGAAATATKAATTAASATSAAPAASAAASAAATRAATSAPAASAAAGSPAASAGSATPKIADFGWVNNAPDLKATPKKGGTLRFGTHVVPPGLDPVKSASYESANIYTPVYSRLIRAQYGTELQPYNPWRLMITNDLAASMEHPDAMTYTFKLKPNVKFQNVDPVKGRAFTADDVKYSLNAFLANPETATYLAAVKVDAVDPQTVKISLTKPANYVLQAMADPRIVMLAHEVADADGDFSKRAIGTGPFILDNFQPNVSAHYKRNPDYYRTDRPYMDAMQFDNFKDNASSKAAFIAGQYEMSQYALLNPLDDIKDILAAQKNTVVFKLQSRWQSNIFAMGFPADKAPWNDQRVRIGISKGWDRSVYGKKAYGGDYNVLGPYAWIDEFDSAPDLGDAYKFDQKAAKDMLSAAGQANLTVPFDYFPYGGDADDQLQTIQNQLKEIGVDLKLNKLDATAFFAKYYGQKADGPISSFIPTTPRWAPLSMLVLWHSGSPKNYLRLSSPEFDAAVDKLTTTEDKDEQKKAYQDAFNKLVQPAFFVSWTESPTYSVHSPKLHGFLPNMYNDPTGWGNQAMEDWWLDT
- a CDS encoding ABC transporter permease, whose amino-acid sequence is MAQYIVRRLLLAVPVLVGVSLLVFFMARILPGDVFTAQSGTAGLTADQRAKLRHEAGLDRPLAVQYFDWAGHAAVLNFGDSLWNRRSVNKELRRAVPITLELTVLGSLIGLLIAVPLGVLSAATRGSPVDYLARLFGVIGLSIPSYVLGTLAITYLAVWFRWTPPAGGISFFSNPWRNMQQFLIPSTILGAGFSAAVVRMTRSSVLGALHEDYVRTAWAKGLRARLVLLRHVLRNALIPVLTLSGAQVGYLLGGTVIIESIFTLSGVGSMAFDAITNRDYFVLQAVTLLAAAAFTLVNLLVDISYVWLDPRIRLR